Proteins from a genomic interval of Verrucomicrobiota bacterium:
- a CDS encoding amidohydrolase family protein — MKIDAHHHFWRYSAAQYGWIDDAMSAIRRDFLPSDLEKDIRDAGIDAVVSVQARQTLEETRWLLTMAAQHDFIKGVVGWVPLAEPSLRDELDRFRGDRRLRAVRHVVQAESDGYLLREDFNAGVSVLRETGLAYDLLIYERQLPEAIRFVDRHPQQVFVLDHLAKPRVKENLLEPWRRNLKELARRENVYAKVSGLVAEADYHAWTEAQLRPYLETALEAFGPHRLMFGSDWPVCLVACPYRRWYDVVHRFAASLSPEEQASLFGRTAACAYRLHEAS; from the coding sequence GTGAAAATCGACGCCCATCACCACTTCTGGAGGTACTCCGCGGCGCAGTACGGGTGGATCGATGACGCGATGAGCGCCATTCGCCGCGATTTCCTCCCGTCGGACTTGGAGAAAGACATTCGCGACGCAGGCATCGACGCCGTTGTCTCGGTGCAGGCACGGCAGACGCTCGAAGAAACGCGTTGGTTACTGACCATGGCCGCCCAGCATGATTTTATCAAAGGCGTGGTCGGCTGGGTGCCCCTGGCCGAACCTTCCCTCCGCGACGAGTTGGACCGGTTCCGGGGTGACCGTCGGTTGCGGGCCGTTCGTCACGTGGTCCAGGCCGAATCGGACGGTTACCTGCTGCGCGAAGATTTCAACGCCGGGGTGTCCGTCCTGCGGGAGACAGGGCTTGCCTACGACCTGCTCATTTACGAGCGCCAATTACCCGAAGCCATCCGCTTTGTGGATCGGCACCCGCAGCAGGTTTTCGTGCTTGACCACCTGGCCAAACCGCGCGTTAAAGAGAACCTGCTTGAACCGTGGCGCCGAAATCTCAAGGAGCTTGCCCGGCGCGAGAACGTGTACGCCAAGGTCTCCGGCCTGGTCGCGGAGGCTGATTACCACGCTTGGACCGAAGCGCAACTTCGTCCGTATTTGGAGACGGCGCTGGAGGCGTTTGGCCCGCACCGGCTGATGTTCGGCTCCGACTGGCCGGTCTGCTTGGTGGCGTGCCCCTACCGGCGTTGGTACGACGTGGTGCACCGCTTTG